The genomic DNA TACTGCTCTTTTTATCTTAGTACGCTTTCTTCCTTCATTCCTTACAGGAGATTCCGTTCTTTGCTTATCACGCCTCAAATACTCTACAAACCCTCTCCCTGAAAAATCATATGTTGTTTTCGAATTTATATTATACAACCTAATTGTTTCGTCGTTTATAACGGTCAAATCAAACTCCTCAGTATCTCCATTATCATAATTAAGTGTTAAATATTTTAAGTTTGTAATACCTATAGGATCTTTGATCGTGTAATTCCCTGAAAAATCCCATCTAATACTTTCAATATCCGTGCCAAAAGGATCATGAGATGAATAAAATGTAGTAGTGTTCTCTGGTGTAAATTGCAAATACGTTTCATCATCAAATGCATCAGCACCCCCTCCTTCAATACCTATTCTTTCCCAAGCAATATATTCTTGTAAGAAATATTCTATATTATCATAAAAAAGCTTATTATAATCAAAGTTATTACGTTGATAACCAATCAAAAAATAACTTACATTTTGAGATATATCATCAATCCTAATTTCATTGCTTGATAGTTGAACAACTTCAAAACCATATGTTCCATCTAAACGGTGACTCATCTCCAAAATCCCATTATATGCTCTATAGTTTCCTACCAAAACCCCCAATCCATTTCCCGTTTTGCCAATATCTACAATATTATTATTTGCATACATTTTGCCATTAAAAAAAGAAACTGTAAAAGATTTAGCTATAAAAGGTACTTCTCCTCTCCCTTCTGTTCTATGATAATCTATATACCATAAATCATACTGAGACACTAATTCATCTAAAGAAATCAAATCATCAACTCTATCATCTATTGTACATGACGTAAATATTATTGTTGTTAGAAACACAAAAAGTAGTTGTATCGCTTTCATAAACCTTATTTTACAGTTATGTTCATAACCTACTCAAATTACATGCCAAAAAGCTATTACTACTTGTGTAACACCTAAAAGCTTAAATAAAACAAAAGAACCACCCCAGTAAGGGTGGTTCTAAGTAAAGTTCTATTAAAAATATGAAGGGCTTATTTTTTAATGAACCTAGTTATTAATAATAATTAACAATATTAATTCCTATAATATACAACATTTTAAAATGTTTTCGCTTATTCTAGAAAGTCGTTTTTTATTAAAAAGCTTCTCGTTTAAGCGTCTTCAAAAGTATATATTACTTTAAACATTTCAAATAGGTATAAATACTGAAATATGCATACGGGATTATACGTACCTTATAAAAGAGGAGTAAATATACCCCTCTTTTAGCATATTAATGAAGACAATTTTAGTCTTTAACAAAATTAGTAGTCATTGATTTTTGACCATCGTTAACCTCTATGATATATAACCCTGGCTCCAATTTAGAAACATCAACACCATTATCATCTTTCATTTTTCCTGTTTTTACTACCTGCCCAATTGGATTTACAATTTTATAAACTAAATTATTGCTAGAATTTGATTTTACCTGTACAAAGTTTGTTGCTGGGTTAGGGAATACCATAAAACTAGTGACTGCTTCACTTGCCAAAGGCTCTCCTTCGATTTCTTCAAAGATACCATTAAAACTTCCTGCTGCGGTAATATTTACAGTATAATCTTCGACCTCGCCATCTGCAAAACTCTCACATGGAGTTGATTTTGAATTATACTTCATAGAAACTCGCATTCTTGTTGATCCTAATTTAGCCGAAGATGGTATCGTTATCTCTGCTGTTCTGTTTGATGAACTTCTAGATGATCCTGAAACTACCTCCTCACTTGATTCAAAAACTCCATTTTGATTAAAATCAATCCATACTGTAAAAAATTCTGTATATGAACTACTTCTAAAACCTGCACTAACAATCAATTGGTTCGTACTTCCTTGAGATACATTCGCTACTTTTGATGTAAAATCTCCATAACCGCCATCTGATGAGCTACTATGACTCATACCTCCTAAAGATACATAATCAATCCACTCATATGTAGAACGATTTCCTTTTGACGAACAGTAATTTAACTCTACTCCCAAAGTTGTAAAAACCAAACTACTACTTGACTCTGAAACATTACCCGCTGCATCCTTTGACTTTACACTATATGAATAAGTCGTATTTGCCGTTAAACCTGTTATATTAGCCGATGTTCCTGTTACTACTCCTATGCTTGATCCTCCATTAAAAATTTCATATTCCTTTACACCTACATTATCCGTTGATGCTAACCAACTCAACGTTGCTGTCGTTTGCGTGATATTAGATACTGACAATCCTGTTGGAGCCGTTGGAGATTGAGTATCAGAATTCGCCCCTACTATATGTATTGTATAATCTTCAACCTCGCCATAAGATATAGCTCCTTCACATGCGCTTGGAGTTGCATTGTATTTTAAAACTACGCGCATTCTTGTTGAACCTTCTAATGCTGATGATGGCACGCTAAATGAACCACTAACTGCAGTATCCTTAGAAGGTGCTTTTGTCCAAACTGTTTCTCCTGCATCTGAAAAATCTCCATCTCCGTTATAATCAATCCAAACACCATAACCCTCACTATATACAGCTCCATTCCATTTTGGAGTAATTTTTATCGTATTTGATACTCCTTTTATTAAATCTGTTGATATTGAAGTGTAATCAGAGTACCCATTACCTCCATCTGAACTATTATCAATACTTCCTAACTCTACACGTTGTATGTACTCATCCGATACATTTTCTCCTTTTGAGGTACAATAAGAAATAGGTTTAACCCCTGTAGTAGTTACAGCAATTGTAGAAACTTCACCACTTCCTCCTGAAGAACAATTTGCTTTTACCGTACAAGTATATGTTGTACCCTCTACTAAACCTGTAATTAACTTAGAGGTACCATTTACTGTATATGAACTCTCATTTACTGTTACTATATAAGAAATTGCTTCTGAAACAGCTGTCCATGATAACGTAAAATCATTGTCATTTATATTAGAACTTTCAAATCCACCCGGAGCAGCTAGTGCACAGTTTTCTACATAAGCTTCTCCAACACCAACAGCATACCATGCATTTGTCACAGATTTTACCTCATCACTATTTTCTCCATACAAATCAGTAGCTGCAGTAATAGAACCTGCCCTTGCATCTGCAAAAGTAGCATTAGCTGATAAATAATTAGCTTCTGTACGATAGGCTATTTTAGCAGATTTTATCATTCCAATTGCCGTAACATTAAACATATTATTAATATCATTTGTTCCTGCTCCTCCTGCAGTTAACAAATAAAACCAATAATTTAAAACACCTGAATTCGTATGAACTCCACAGTAATCATTAGATTGACTTGGCGTACCACAATTAGGCTCTTTCCAATAAGTACCTCCATATGTATCTGGCTGATTTCTCTCATTTGGATTACTCATAGACCTCAATGCTACCGACCCTGTTCTTCTATCAATTTCATCTCCTATCAACCATACTGTAGCGTCTGGTGCTAAATCATTTCCATTTCCTTTTGCAAAATGCTCTACTGCAGCTCCCCAAATATCTGAAAAACCTTCATTCAAGCCTCCTGATTCTCTCTGATAAGCTAAATCTGCTGTATGACTACAAATAGCATGTCCTATTTCGTGCGCAGCCACATCTATTGAGGTCAAAGCATCAAAATAACCATTGCCTTCACTCCCGTTAGAAGAACCATCTCCATAAGACATAACAGCCCCATTCCAAAACGCATTATCATAATTATTATCTACATGCACATAACTACGAATTTGAGCTCCATTACCATCATAACTATCTCTATTATGGTTGTTCTTAAAATAATCATACGTCATCATAGCTCCCCAGTGTGCATCTAAAGCAGCATCATCCTTATTAGTACTATGCTCAGCAGAAGTCCAATTATTATCATTATCCGTAAACTCATCATAATTAGTTACATACGGATAATTAAACCCAGGCCCTTGATTTTTAGCATCACGAGTATATATCTTTCTTGTCGCATCTGCCAAAATATAACTAGCCCCACTTAAGGTTGTTTCAATAGTTCTTGTTCCACTATACCTAGTTGCTGCCGTTCCTGAAGCAAACATCGTTTTTAAAGTTTTCTTTACATCTACTTTCTCTGATTTTTTAACCGCTCCTATATGACCAAATTTATCAGCATGTTTTATAATTGCATTAAAAAATAAAGCTTCTCCTGTATGAGCATCTATATATAAGTATCCTCTACTCAAAGGTTTTGTAGCAAAAATATCAAATTTATAAGCTAGCCTAGCTTCTTTAGTTCCTATAACTTCTTTAGGTAAAATGAGTAATTCTCCTTTAGGTTTTTTATAATTATTCATCTCTTTCGCAGCTTCAGGTGTTTCCCAAAGATATTTTTCTGCTCCAGTATGCTCTAAAGCTCTATCAAATGCAGCTTTCCTAGAAAGCTTAGGTATAATATTTACCGCTCCTACATCATAAAACTCCCCATTCATCGTTTTTAACTTTCCTTTCTTAGCATGAGCCATATAAGTAGCAAATTCTACTTTAACTCCTTTAAATGATTGTTGGTATTTTTCATGTGTAAATCCTAAATCATCAACTTCCGTTTTAACTCTCATCAGGTGATCTTCAGCTGACATTTTCAGTTTTTTCTTTAATAGCTCAGGTGCTCTTTCCAAAGAATATTTTGATGATTTTTCTAATTTAATCTGTTTTATCTTTTTTAATTCTTGAGCTTCTACAGAAGACAATCCAATAAAAAAGAAAGGGGATAATAACACACTTGTAATATACTTTTTTTTCATTATAAAGGAATTTGTTGGTTTAATTATTTTTAATAAAAAACAAAATTTAATAAAATATTTTTATTAAAAAGATTATATACATATATAATATTCAGCAAAAATACCCTTTTTGCAAAAAATACAAAATAAGTATAAATACGGAAATACATATACGTAATCATACGTTTTATAATAAAAAAGAACCATCAAAAAAAGGGTTAGAAAATACTTTCTAACCCTTTTTTGGCAATCTATAATATTGAATATAAACTGATTTATCTTTTCATCAACTTAACTGCTTTTGATTTCTGACCATCATTAACTTCTAATATGTATAATCCTGATTTCAGTTTAGACACATTAATAACATCATTAACAACTCCTGCTTTCACTACCTGCCCAATGGTATTTACAATTTTATACGTTAAACCTTTAGCCGACCTCAATGTTATTTTCACATAGCTTGTAGTTGGATTTGGAAATACTGCTAAATAATCTGCTGATTCATTCCCCAGAGCTTCAATATCTAAGAATTCTGAATCTCTACTTGTTCCTGCTGCGGTAATATTTACGGTATAATCTTCGACCTCGCCATCTGCAAAACTCTCACATGGAGTTGATTTTGAATTATACTTCATAGAAACTCGCATTCTTGTTGATCCTAATTTAGCCGAAGATGGTATCGTTATCTCTGCTGTTCTGTTTGATGAACTTCTAGATGATCCTGAAACTACCTCCTCACTTGATTCAAAAACTCCATTTTGATTAAAATCAATCCATACTGTAAAAAATTCTGTATATGAACTACTTCTAAAACCTGCACTAACAATCAATTGGTTCGTACTTCCTTGAGATACATTCGCTACTTTTGATGTAAAATCTCCATAACCGCCATCTGATGAGCTACTATGACTCATACCTCCTAAAGATACATAATCAATCCACTCATATGTAGAACGATTTCCTTTTGACGAACAGTAATTTAACTCTACTCCCAAAGTTGTAAAAACTAAACTACTACTTGACTCTGAAACATTACCCGCTGCATCCTTTGACTTTACACTATATGAATAAGTCGTATTTGCCGTTAAACCTGTTATATTAGCCGATGTTCCTGTTACTACTCCTATGCTTGATCCTCCATTAAAAATTTCATATTCCTTTACACCTACATTATCCGTTGATGCTAACCAACTCAACGTTGCTGTCGTTTGCGTGATATTAGACACTGACAATCCTGTTGGCGCCGTTGGAGATTGAGTATCAGAATTCGCTCCTACTATACGTATTGTATAATCTTCAACCTCGCCATAAGATATAGCTCCTTCACATGCGCTTGGAGTTGCATTGTATTTTAAAACTACGCGCATTCTTGTTGAACCTTCTAATGCTGATGATGGCACGCTAAATGAACCACTAACTGCAGTATCCTTAGAAGGTGCTTTTGTCCAAACTGTTTCTCCTGCATCTGAAAAATCTCCATCTCCGTTATAATCAATCCAAACACCATAACCCTCACTATATACAGCTCCATTCCATTTTGGAGTAATTTTTATCGTATTTGATACTCCTTTTATTAAATCTGTTGATATTGAAGTGTAATCAGAGTACCCATTACCTCCATCTGAACTATTATCAATACTTCCTAACTCTACACGTTGTATGTACTCATCCGATACATTTTCTCCTTTTGAGGTACAATAGGAAATAGTTACTGTAGAAGTTGTAACACTCACTGATGCACTGTAATTAGAATTTCCTGATGTACACTTACTACGGACCTGAATTTCATATTGAGTTGATGCCGATAATCCACTTAATGTAGTAGATGTCGAAGCAACATCTTTGGTTACCCAAGAAGTACTTCCTGCAATACGATATCTTACGCTATAAGTTGCACCTGATACCGAAGACCAAGTTACTGACACACTTGAAGAAGTTACCCCTGAAGTTGCAACTCCAGTAGGCACTGTAGCTGTACATGTTGCTCCTTCACCAAATTTATCTGATAAAGCTAAACTTCTACGAGAACCACCAGCTTCTAAAATAGCTCTCATTCTATTCTTTTGCCCTACCGTAAATAAATTCATACATGAATCATCAGAATAGTCCATATAATTTTGAACCATATCTTCTGAACCACAAGAATTATGCCCTGTAACACATCCATAATTCGGCGCATCAGACTCTGGCGTATCAGCAACAAAATCATCTGAACCACAAGGTCCATCTCCCCAAATATGACGTAAATTCAAGTAGTGACCAACTTCATGAGTTGTTGTTCTACCTCCATCAAAAGGCGCTTGAGCAGTTCCTACCGTACCGAAATACTGATCTGCCATTACCACTCCATCTGTAGAAGCGTCTCCCCCAGGAAACTGAGCATAACCTAAAATAGTATTTGATCCACTTTTTATATTATCTACAATCCACATATTTAAGTATTCCGCAGTATTCCAAGCATTTACCCCACCTGTAGAAGTTTTTTTCATAGCATCATTAGTTCCCCAAGTAGCGGTACTAACGGCTGTTCTTGTAATTCCTGTTGTTGGATTTCCATTAGGATCAATCGTTGCTAGTTTAAATTCTATTTGAGTATCAGCTGCTTGAGACCATTTATTAGTTGCATCTGAGTTTGTTCTTCTAAAATCTGCATTCAATACATCTAACTGAGATTGGATCTGTGCATCGCTAATATTATTTGTTGAATTGGTATATAATATATGTACAACAACTGGTAGTGTTATTATTTCTCCCGATACCTTTCCATGATACCTTTCTTTCTCTGTAATTTTTCTTTGTGTAAATCTCTCTATTTCTGCCATCTTTCTTTTAAGCTCTGGATCTAAAGATTTACGGTATTCTAAGTTTTCCATTGCATGGCAAGTCCTTCTATCTTGCGCGTAAGTGACACCTATAAAAAGCAGGCTTAAAAATGCTAAAGTAATTTTGTTTTTCATTCTGAGGAGGATAAAAAAATTAATATTAATTAATGCTCAATAAAAAAGCCATTTTAATAAAATAAATATGTTAAAATAACTTAATTTATTAACAAACAGATGGTAAATTTACAAATAAAAAACAAATATCAAAATAAAGAAGTAAAACAACCCACTATAAACCAGCTCATTTATACAAACAACCCCAGTGATTAACTGGGCTGATCTTATTTCAAAAAAAAATATTTTTTTTTAATAAAAACCCGTAGTATTCGTTTTTTTTTGAATTTTTAGTAAAAAAAGGATTCAAAATATATTCTATCAAATATAATTTTAACTTTATCGTTTTTACCTTAGTATGCTAGAAATACAACAATTAAACATTTCATTTAAAAACAATATTGTCATTGAAAACCTTTCTTTTTCTATAGAAAAAAAACAAATTATAGGAATGGTAGGTGAAAGTGGTAGTGGAAAATCTATTAGTTCACTAGCTATCATGGGACTGCTCCCTAAAAACGCATCTCTCAATGGCAAAATATTATTCAATAATAACAACCTAACATCTTACACAAATAAACAGTTTCAAAAAATTAGAGGAAACAAAATTTCTATGATTTTTCAAGAACCTATGAGTTCTTTAAACCCTACTTTAACATGTGGATACCAGGTTTCAGAAGTATTAAAATTGCATTCAAACCTTTCTTCAACAGAAATAAAAGAAGAAGCCCTTTCTATTTTTGAAAAGGTAAAATTACCAAACCCTAAGCAAATTTACAGTTCTTATCCTCATCAAATTAGCGGTGGTCAAAAACAACGGGTAATGATTGCAATTGCAATTGCCTGTAAACCAAAACTATTAATTGCCGACGAACCAACTACAGCTCTCGATGTAACCGTTCAAAAAGAAATTATAAAGCTACTAAAAGAAATACAACAAGAAAGTGAAATGAGTATTCTATTCATTTCACACGACTTGGCTTTGGTTTCTGAAATTGCAGATAAAATAGTAGTCATGTACAAAGGAAAGGTTGTAGAAAAAGGAACAAAAAAAGATGTTTTTGTGTATCCTAAAAAGGATTATACCAAAGCTCTTATAAATTCTAAGCCCAAATTATCTGCGCGTCTTAAAAAGCTACCCACAGTCTTTGATTTTATGAATAATAATGTTGATTTATCTATTTACTCACAAGAGAGTCGTGCTGTTTTTCATAAAAAACTATATCATCAACCTCCCTTACTTGAAATCATTCATCTTAACAAACAGTTTATTTCTAATAGTTCCTTTTTTCGTACCCCAAAAATTACTCATGCTGTTAATGACGTTTCTTTCAAGATCTATGAAGGAGAAACTTTAGGTTTAGTAGGAGAGTCTGGATGTGGGAAAACCACCTTGGGCCGTACTATATTACAGTTAGAAAAACCTACATCGGGTCAAATTATATACAAAGGAAAAGACATTCTCAAACTTAAAAAAAGAGAGATACAAAACTTAAGAAAAGAAATACAAATTATTTTTCAAGATCCCTTTTCTTCACTAAATCCAAGAATAACTATAGGAGAAGCAATTCTTGAGCCAATGCGAGTACATCGTATTTTACCCTCCAAAACAACCCGAAAAGAATACGTGATAAAATTATTAAAAAAAGTTGGTTTATCTGAAAATCATTTCTACCGCTACCCTCATGAATTTTCGGGAGGGCAGCGCCAACGTATAGGAATTGCAAGAACAATAGCACTTCAACCAAAGTTAATTGTTTGTGATGAATCGGTTTCGGCCTTGGATGTTTCTGTTCAAGCACAGGTACTAAACCTTTTAAATCACCTAAAATCTGAGTTTAATTTTACGTATATTTTTATATCTCACGACTTATCTGTTGTAAAATATATGGCGGATCAACTGGTTGTTATGAACAAAGGGAAAATTGAAGAAATAGACGATGCTGATATCATTTATAGAAATCCCAAAACCGAATATACTAAAACTTTAATCGATGCTATTCCTAAAGGAATTTAAGCTTTCACAGTATCGCAATTAATAGTATATTGCATATTTAAAAACGAAAAGACAGTTCATGAAAATAATCGTACCAATGGCCGGAATCGGCTCTCGTTTAAGACCCCACACATTAACTATCCCCAAACCGTTGACTGTTATTGCAGGAAAGCCAATTGTTCAAAGGCTCGTAGAAGACATTATCTCTGTAGTAAACCAGCCTATAGAGGAAATCGCCTTTATTATAGGCACTACAGCAAAAGGTTTTCCAACAAACACTGAAGAAACCCTAAAAAATATTGCAGCTGAGCTAGGAGCTAAAGGCTCTGTATATGTTCAAGAGCAAGCTCTAGGAACGGCACATGCTTTACACTGTGCTAAAGAATCTTTGAGTGGTCCTTGCGTTATTGCTTATGCAGACACTCTATTCAAAGCAGACTTTACGTTAGATGCTAATGCTGATGGTGCTGTTTGGGTAAAGCAAGTGAAAGACCCTAGTGCTTTTGGCGTTATAAAATTAAATGATGGAGTTATCACAGACTTTGTTGAAAAACCAAAAGAATTTGTATCTGATTTAGCAATTATCGGAATCTATTATTTTAAAGACGGTGATAAAGTTAGAGAAGAAATAGAACATTTAATTAACAACGACCTAAAAGAAAATGGCGAGTACCAATTAACAAATGTTTTAGAATCTTTAAAAAAACAAGGTGCTCAGTTTATTCCTGGAAAAGTAGATGTTTGGATGGATTGTGGTAAGAAAGATCCTACCGTAGACACCAACAAACAAGTTCTAGAGTTTGAAAAAGCCGAAGGAAATAATCTAGTATCTAACGATGTTATTTTAGAGAACTCTGAAGTCATTCAACCTTGCTTTATTGGTAAAAATGTAACATTAAAAAATACCAAAGTAGGTCCTTTTGTTTCTATCGGAGCAAATAGCACTGTTGATAACTCAACTATTACAAACTCCCTTATTCAATCAAATGTTCAGATTTCAAACGCAAAATTGGACAATGCTATGATTGGAAATCATGCAAAATACAACGGTGAATACACATCAGTAAGCATCGGAGATTATACTGAGTTAATTTAAAAGATATGTTAAAAAGGATTGTGCTTATTACTTTTATAGGATTATTGTGCAATCCTTCTTTCTCTTTTGCGCAAAGCGAAAGTTCTTTGGTTGTTTTGGAGAAACAGCAAGTGGCATTTCAAGATTTTTTCTTTAAAGCACTCTCTAACAAAGCAATTGAAAATTACCAAAAAGCAATTGAAAACCTAGAGAATTGCAACCAAATTATCCCTAATAATAAAGCTGTTTTATTTGAATTTTCAAAAAATTACTTAAAACTTAATCGTTTTTTTGAAGCTATTGAATATGGAAACAAAGCATTAAAAGCAGCTCCCCAAAACCTGTGGATTTTAGAGCATTTAGTAACTGTCTATAGAAAAAACAGAGACTTCACTGAAGCTATCAAAATCCAACAAAAAATTATTAATAAACACCCTCTCAAAAAGCGAAAACTCGTTTTTTTATACTTAGAAAACAGAAATTATAGTGCCGCTAAAACTGTTTTACAAGAACTAGAAGAAGCTAAACTACTGACTCCTAGATTGCGTAGAATAAAAGATAGCCTAAGAAAAAGAGAAGTAGCCAATAAATCTAAAAAAAACACTGTAAACAATTACAGCTCTGAAATCAACAAATCGTTTACTCAATTAAAAGAAATGTTGAATAAATATAATAGTACTCAAAACAATGCTCACTTATTAAAATATAGTCAAAAAGGAATTGACTTATACCCTGCCCAGCCTTTTGTTTACTTGATGAAAGCAAGAGCTTTAAATAATCAAAAATCATATAAAAAAGCGATTGAAACTTTACAAAATGGCATTGATTTTGTTATAGACAATCATGCTATGGAGGTCAGCTTTTATTTAGAATTAGCGAAAGCTCACCAAGGAATTGGGAATATAAAAGAAGCTAAAAAATATCGTAAAAAAGCTAAAAAATGAAAATTTTAAAATATATTTTAATTTTAAGTGTTGTTTTTACCTCTTGTAAAACTACTAAGAATGCCATTGGTAAAAATGTTGCTTCCAAAAAGACGTCCACTAAAAAAATTATACGAAAACACATCAATGCTAACTTCGATAAAGAGAGTGTCAATGCTAAGTTTAAAGTTCATTACAAAAATTCAACTGAGAATATTGGATTTTCAGTTCAGCTGAAAATAAAAAAAGACGAAGTCATATGGTTAAAAGGAAAAAAATTCATTACTGTGTTTAAAGCTAAAATCACACCAACTACAGTAAGCTACTATTCTCCTTATAAAAAAGATTATTTCGAAGGAGATTTTTCACTTCTAAAAAAACTATTAGGCATTGATATCAATTTCAATCAGTTACAAAATATGTTATTAGGACAAGCTATACTGGATCTTAAAGAAAAAAGACACACAAGTACTATCTTAAATAATTCTTATGTCCTTTCTCCTAAAAAACAAGCGAGCTTATTTGACATATTTTATCATATAAACCCTTCTCATTTCAAACTAAACAAACAAACTTTAATTAACCCTTCAAAAAACGAACGATTAGATATTTCCTATCCAAAATATTCTTTGAAAAATGGGGATATCTTTCCGCAAGAGATAAAACTCAAAGCAACATCCCCTAATGCATTCACCAATATTACAATGGTTACTAAATCAGTTGCTTTTAACACACCTCTAAATATTTCTTTTCAAATTCCTTCGGGCTATAAACGCATTGATTTCTAGTGACTAAAAAAACACATATATCATTCCTTATTATTATTTGCTTAATTAGCTTTTCTTCTTTTTCACAAACAAGAAGGCAATTAGAAAATAAGCGAAAAAAATTAAATAACGAAATTAAAAAAGTTAACTCTCTTCTTTTTAAAACAAAAAAAGAAAAAACGAATGCTTTAGATGACTTAAAGGATTTAAATCAAAAAATTAGTGTTCGAGAACGCTTAATTGAAACTATTAATTTGGAATCCCAAGAGCTTCTTAAGGAAATAAATACTAACAAAAAGCAACTTGATAAATACCACGAAGAGCTTACTAATTTAAAGGCTGATTATGCCGATATGGTTTTAAAATCTTATAAAAGTAAATCGCAACAAAGCAAAACAATGTTTTTACTTTCCTCTAAGAGTTTTTATCAAGCCTATAAAAGATTACAGTATATGAAACAATATACTGATTTTAGAAAGAAACAGGGAGAGGAAATTATTATAAAAACCGCTTTTGTCGAAAAATTAAACGACTCACTAAGTGAAAGAAAAAAGATAAAAGAACAGCTAATTATTGCTGAAAAAAAGCATAAAGAAGAAATAGAAACTGATAAAGAGCAGCAAGAAGAGCTAATTTCTAAAATAAAAAAGCAAGAGAGTAAGTACAAAAAAGAGCTAGAAAAGAAGCAGCAAGAAGAAAAAAGGATCGCTGCTAAAATTGATAAGATCATTAGAAATGCAATTGCCAAGGCAAATAGAAATAGAGCTAAAAAAGAAAAAAATGCCAAAAAATCTACTGGTTTTGTACTAAATGCAGAGGAAAAAACATTGAAAAAATATTTTGAACAAAATAAAGGAAACTTACCTTGGCCTGTTAACGGCTTGATCACACGAAAGTTTGGAATACAACCACACCCTACC from Tenacibaculum maritimum NCIMB 2154 includes the following:
- a CDS encoding M4 family metallopeptidase, producing MKKKYITSVLLSPFFFIGLSSVEAQELKKIKQIKLEKSSKYSLERAPELLKKKLKMSAEDHLMRVKTEVDDLGFTHEKYQQSFKGVKVEFATYMAHAKKGKLKTMNGEFYDVGAVNIIPKLSRKAAFDRALEHTGAEKYLWETPEAAKEMNNYKKPKGELLILPKEVIGTKEARLAYKFDIFATKPLSRGYLYIDAHTGEALFFNAIIKHADKFGHIGAVKKSEKVDVKKTLKTMFASGTAATRYSGTRTIETTLSGASYILADATRKIYTRDAKNQGPGFNYPYVTNYDEFTDNDNNWTSAEHSTNKDDAALDAHWGAMMTYDYFKNNHNRDSYDGNGAQIRSYVHVDNNYDNAFWNGAVMSYGDGSSNGSEGNGYFDALTSIDVAAHEIGHAICSHTADLAYQRESGGLNEGFSDIWGAAVEHFAKGNGNDLAPDATVWLIGDEIDRRTGSVALRSMSNPNERNQPDTYGGTYWKEPNCGTPSQSNDYCGVHTNSGVLNYWFYLLTAGGAGTNDINNMFNVTAIGMIKSAKIAYRTEANYLSANATFADARAGSITAATDLYGENSDEVKSVTNAWYAVGVGEAYVENCALAAPGGFESSNINDNDFTLSWTAVSEAISYIVTVNESSYTVNGTSKLITGLVEGTTYTCTVKANCSSGGSGEVSTIAVTTTGVKPISYCTSKGENVSDEYIQRVELGSIDNSSDGGNGYSDYTSISTDLIKGVSNTIKITPKWNGAVYSEGYGVWIDYNGDGDFSDAGETVWTKAPSKDTAVSGSFSVPSSALEGSTRMRVVLKYNATPSACEGAISYGEVEDYTIHIVGANSDTQSPTAPTGLSVSNITQTTATLSWLASTDNVGVKEYEIFNGGSSIGVVTGTSANITGLTANTTYSYSVKSKDAAGNVSESSSSLVFTTLGVELNYCSSKGNRSTYEWIDYVSLGGMSHSSSSDGGYGDFTSKVANVSQGSTNQLIVSAGFRSSSYTEFFTVWIDFNQNGVFESSEEVVSGSSRSSSNRTAEITIPSSAKLGSTRMRVSMKYNSKSTPCESFADGEVEDYTVNITAAGSFNGIFEEIEGEPLASEAVTSFMVFPNPATNFVQVKSNSSNNLVYKIVNPIGQVVKTGKMKDDNGVDVSKLEPGLYIIEVNDGQKSMTTNFVKD
- a CDS encoding GEVED domain-containing protein produces the protein MKNKITLAFLSLLFIGVTYAQDRRTCHAMENLEYRKSLDPELKRKMAEIERFTQRKITEKERYHGKVSGEIITLPVVVHILYTNSTNNISDAQIQSQLDVLNADFRRTNSDATNKWSQAADTQIEFKLATIDPNGNPTTGITRTAVSTATWGTNDAMKKTSTGGVNAWNTAEYLNMWIVDNIKSGSNTILGYAQFPGGDASTDGVVMADQYFGTVGTAQAPFDGGRTTTHEVGHYLNLRHIWGDGPCGSDDFVADTPESDAPNYGCVTGHNSCGSEDMVQNYMDYSDDSCMNLFTVGQKNRMRAILEAGGSRRSLALSDKFGEGATCTATVPTGVATSGVTSSSVSVTWSSVSGATYSVRYRIAGSTSWVTKDVASTSTTLSGLSASTQYEIQVRSKCTSGNSNYSASVSVTTSTVTISYCTSKGENVSDEYIQRVELGSIDNSSDGGNGYSDYTSISTDLIKGVSNTIKITPKWNGAVYSEGYGVWIDYNGDGDFSDAGETVWTKAPSKDTAVSGSFSVPSSALEGSTRMRVVLKYNATPSACEGAISYGEVEDYTIRIVGANSDTQSPTAPTGLSVSNITQTTATLSWLASTDNVGVKEYEIFNGGSSIGVVTGTSANITGLTANTTYSYSVKSKDAAGNVSESSSSLVFTTLGVELNYCSSKGNRSTYEWIDYVSLGGMSHSSSSDGGYGDFTSKVANVSQGSTNQLIVSAGFRSSSYTEFFTVWIDFNQNGVFESSEEVVSGSSRSSSNRTAEITIPSSAKLGSTRMRVSMKYNSKSTPCESFADGEVEDYTVNITAAGTSRDSEFLDIEALGNESADYLAVFPNPTTSYVKITLRSAKGLTYKIVNTIGQVVKAGVVNDVINVSKLKSGLYILEVNDGQKSKAVKLMKR
- a CDS encoding ABC transporter ATP-binding protein, with product MLEIQQLNISFKNNIVIENLSFSIEKKQIIGMVGESGSGKSISSLAIMGLLPKNASLNGKILFNNNNLTSYTNKQFQKIRGNKISMIFQEPMSSLNPTLTCGYQVSEVLKLHSNLSSTEIKEEALSIFEKVKLPNPKQIYSSYPHQISGGQKQRVMIAIAIACKPKLLIADEPTTALDVTVQKEIIKLLKEIQQESEMSILFISHDLALVSEIADKIVVMYKGKVVEKGTKKDVFVYPKKDYTKALINSKPKLSARLKKLPTVFDFMNNNVDLSIYSQESRAVFHKKLYHQPPLLEIIHLNKQFISNSSFFRTPKITHAVNDVSFKIYEGETLGLVGESGCGKTTLGRTILQLEKPTSGQIIYKGKDILKLKKREIQNLRKEIQIIFQDPFSSLNPRITIGEAILEPMRVHRILPSKTTRKEYVIKLLKKVGLSENHFYRYPHEFSGGQRQRIGIARTIALQPKLIVCDESVSALDVSVQAQVLNLLNHLKSEFNFTYIFISHDLSVVKYMADQLVVMNKGKIEEIDDADIIYRNPKTEYTKTLIDAIPKGI